In Brevibacillus brevis, a genomic segment contains:
- the lpdA gene encoding dihydrolipoyl dehydrogenase, which yields MSAIAVIGGGPAGYVAAIAAAKKGRQVTLIEQRALGGTCLNEGCMPTKSLLESAEMAEKVMHAGRFGIRVPEREVSIDWPGVQSYKNNIVQQLVTGIGFLMRKNRIKVLTGKARFVSQHQIAVEKEQGEEIVEAEKIIIASGSEPVELPFAPFDGSWIVHSGQAMSLSSIPRTLLIVGGGVIGCEFASIYSRLGSEVTVIEMADQLLPGEDADIVGVLQEQLEQAGVRILTSTSLTAVDAQTKTVRYQSPDGAGEAAADIVLVAVGRKPRTAELQLERAGVAFGRQGISVNGQMQTNVPHIYACGDVVGGIQLAHVAFHEGTVAALHACGLDAKANYRAVPRCIYTSPEIASVGLTEKQARSQYGDVRIGEFPFSVNGKAMILGEAIGKVKVITEPEYNEILGVSIVGPRATELIGQGTVMLHGEMTADMMETFISAHPTLSEAIHEALLAAIGHAVHA from the coding sequence ATGAGTGCGATTGCAGTAATCGGAGGGGGGCCAGCCGGCTACGTTGCGGCGATTGCCGCCGCCAAGAAAGGCAGGCAGGTCACTCTGATCGAGCAGCGGGCGCTGGGCGGGACCTGTCTGAACGAAGGATGCATGCCGACGAAATCGCTCCTGGAGTCTGCCGAGATGGCCGAGAAAGTAATGCATGCCGGCCGTTTCGGCATCCGCGTGCCCGAGCGGGAGGTCTCCATTGACTGGCCGGGCGTGCAGAGCTACAAAAACAACATCGTGCAGCAGCTCGTCACGGGAATCGGATTTCTCATGAGAAAAAACAGAATCAAGGTGCTTACGGGCAAGGCGCGCTTTGTCAGCCAGCATCAAATAGCGGTAGAGAAAGAACAGGGAGAGGAAATCGTAGAGGCCGAAAAAATCATCATCGCTTCGGGATCGGAACCGGTCGAGCTGCCGTTTGCGCCGTTTGACGGCAGCTGGATCGTCCACAGCGGACAGGCGATGTCGCTTTCTTCGATTCCCCGGACGCTGCTGATCGTCGGCGGAGGCGTCATCGGATGCGAGTTTGCCAGCATTTACAGCCGCTTGGGGTCCGAGGTGACGGTGATCGAAATGGCCGATCAGCTTCTTCCCGGCGAAGATGCTGATATCGTGGGCGTTTTGCAAGAACAGCTGGAACAAGCAGGGGTAAGGATCCTGACCTCCACGTCCTTGACAGCGGTCGATGCGCAGACGAAAACGGTTCGTTACCAGAGCCCGGACGGTGCCGGGGAGGCCGCAGCAGACATCGTGCTGGTGGCGGTCGGAAGGAAGCCGCGGACCGCCGAGCTGCAGCTGGAGCGGGCCGGTGTGGCATTCGGCAGGCAGGGCATCTCCGTAAACGGACAGATGCAGACAAACGTGCCCCATATTTACGCTTGTGGGGATGTCGTCGGGGGCATCCAGCTCGCCCACGTTGCTTTTCATGAGGGAACGGTAGCCGCCTTGCACGCGTGCGGTCTGGATGCCAAAGCGAATTATCGGGCCGTACCAAGGTGCATCTACACGTCGCCCGAAATTGCCAGCGTGGGCCTCACTGAAAAGCAAGCCAGGTCGCAATACGGAGACGTACGCATCGGGGAATTTCCGTTTTCCGTCAACGGCAAGGCCATGATTCTCGGTGAAGCGATCGGAAAGGTGAAAGTCATCACGGAACCGGAATACAACGAAATACTGGGTGTATCCATCGTCGGACCGCGCGCGACGGAGCTGATCGGCCAAGGCACGGTCATGCTCCATGGGGAAATGACGGCGGATATGATGGAGACGTTTATTTCTGCCCACCCGACGTTGTCAGAAGCGATTCACGAAGCCTTGCTGGCTGCCATCGGCCATGCCGTGCACGCCTGA
- a CDS encoding dihydrolipoamide acetyltransferase family protein has translation MAVEVLMPKMGMAMKEGTVSHWNKQVGDLVSKGEVIASISSEKIEADLEAPADGVLLKIAVSEWEGVPPGTVIGYIGHPSEQIVEETAATATLEAAAPEAREELPAASTAMAPMAATPASSKEVKISPVARKLAEAAGLPLESLIGTGPAGRITKEDVEKAIADRETKQTVAPEDDQRAAVAGKETVEQLPVSGMRKVIASRMMASLRESAQLTITARADVTDLIAWQQKMNEVTQKEHDTKLTLTDLIAKATVLALQKHKQVNSAYLDERIHRYGHVHLGIAVALEQGLVVPVVRHAESVSLPDLSRRIKALAAQAREGTLGMEEMQGSTFSITNLGAYGIEFFTPVLNPPEAGILGVGAVQDTPVFVGEEVRRRSLLPLSLTFDHRVLDGAPAAEFLHTLRKYLEEPYRMLL, from the coding sequence ATGGCAGTCGAAGTGCTCATGCCGAAGATGGGAATGGCGATGAAAGAGGGAACGGTTTCCCATTGGAACAAACAAGTCGGCGATCTCGTATCCAAAGGAGAAGTGATCGCAAGCATCAGCTCGGAAAAAATCGAGGCGGATCTGGAAGCCCCGGCGGACGGCGTTTTGTTGAAAATCGCCGTTTCGGAATGGGAGGGTGTGCCGCCTGGAACAGTCATTGGGTATATCGGACATCCAAGCGAGCAAATCGTGGAGGAAACGGCCGCAACGGCAACGCTCGAAGCGGCTGCTCCTGAGGCAAGGGAGGAGCTGCCCGCTGCCTCGACGGCGATGGCACCGATGGCGGCAACCCCTGCAAGTTCGAAGGAAGTGAAAATTTCCCCGGTCGCCCGCAAATTGGCCGAGGCTGCCGGCCTTCCCTTGGAATCCCTCATCGGGACGGGACCGGCGGGCAGGATCACCAAGGAAGACGTTGAAAAGGCAATTGCTGACCGGGAGACGAAGCAGACTGTGGCACCGGAAGACGATCAGCGAGCCGCCGTTGCCGGGAAGGAAACGGTGGAGCAGCTGCCAGTCTCCGGTATGCGCAAAGTGATCGCTTCCCGGATGATGGCAAGCCTGCGGGAAAGCGCGCAGCTCACGATCACCGCCCGGGCTGACGTGACCGACTTGATCGCTTGGCAACAGAAAATGAACGAGGTCACGCAAAAAGAGCACGACACCAAGCTGACCTTGACGGATCTCATCGCGAAGGCGACGGTGCTCGCGCTGCAAAAGCACAAGCAAGTAAACAGCGCTTATCTCGATGAGCGGATTCATCGGTACGGGCACGTCCACTTAGGGATCGCCGTCGCGCTTGAACAAGGGCTGGTCGTTCCGGTCGTGCGCCATGCAGAGTCTGTGTCGCTGCCAGACCTCTCCCGCCGGATCAAAGCGCTGGCCGCTCAGGCACGGGAAGGGACGCTCGGCATGGAAGAGATGCAAGGGTCCACCTTCTCCATCACGAACCTTGGCGCGTACGGCATCGAGTTCTTTACCCCAGTGCTGAATCCGCCAGAGGCAGGCATACTCGGTGTGGGGGCCGTACAAGATACGCCGGTCTTCGTCGGCGAGGAAGTCCGACGGCGGAGCCTTCTCCCGCTCAGCCTGACGTTCGACCACCGCGTATTGGACGGAGCGCCGGCAGCCGAATTTTTGCACACGCTGAGAAAATACCTGGAAGAGCCGTACCGGATGCTCTTGTGA